CTGGGCTGTTatacaaaatggtattagagctagacaccaagcggtgtgctagtgaggataTTGGACCTCCAAGGAGGTAgattggattgtgagatcccatgtcggttggaaAGTGAACAtcataaaggtgtgaaaacctctccctactagttttaaaatcgtgaagctaaCAATActtaacgagccaaagcggacaatatctactcgcggtaggcttaggctgttacgaAAACTATGTCCTCTAAGAAGATTTGCTTAGTACATGTCTCACTTCGTTTTAATTTCCCTTTCATTTACTACTTTGCAATGTGGTTTCTTTCTATTACTTCAATGTATCAGTATGTTTTCTAACAGATGATTAAGAGTTATCAAACCTTCTACACTCCCTATTTGCTTCCGCCAAATCATCTTGATTCATAACACAGTCAAGATCTAAAAGTTAAATGCCGGCATAAGAAACACTCTAATTCAAGTGACAACAGATTTTCAATCTCAATTCGCTAAACTAACCTTCGGAACTGCAGGCTTGACCATTACTGGAAGATCCGTGTGCTTGCTCGGCCCGGACAAGAAACGAAATCCCCGCTCTGCAGCAAACAAATCTTCCACGGAGTCTCTGTAAGCAACAAAACATTACCGATCGTTAATTAGAATATGGATCGGCATAaaacagaaaccaaaatcGAGAAGATTCGGAAGGAATTATGCACCTGAGGAAGAGAATTGACGAAGAAGGACTTATGGATAGAGGGGGAGCAATGCAGAGAAGCCATTGAAGGTGGTTTGGTTGTGAATCGTGTGCTTCGTTGAATGTGAGATGACCTTATCTTTTGGTTCTGTTCTTGGATTTCCTATCCGTTGTGTTCGCGGGTTCGCTCAGCCACATTTCTTGCGTCGGCCCCTCACCCGTTTTTCtgccttttctctctctctcttcaatttATACCTCTCccaaaaaatgatattaagatTTTTTGAGTAAATACATAAAgctgaattttaaaaaaaaaaaaataaaaaaaataaaaatatatatatattcatattcttcccaaaaccctaatttgacctaattttcttaaaaaattgttaaaacgGTCATTCGATGGACGGCCAAAGATGGAATGAAATGTTGGCATGGGGTTTCTTTCAATTCCATTTTCAGtctttttttcattgaaattgATCTTGTATATGCCGGTTGAAGCATCTAAACGAACCAGTAGAGGCAGCTGTGGCAGAGACAACAGCAAAAGCACTAGTCTCCGTTGGTCACTTATCAGCACGGGAAGCAACATAGGTGGCAGGAACTTACTAGGGTTTAGATACCCATTTGAAGAGCACTCGTTTACCTCTCCTTAGGAGTCGAGAGCTGCCAGCCCTATAGGTACTACACTAACAGAGGTATTCCAACAAGATACGGATCCCTAATAGTTTTCTACGTGAACTGATAGAAGGTTTTGATATGTTGAAATATGATTCACAGTAttcaaagttttgaattttgtaaatgTTCTTTAGTTCATCAGTCGGTTTTCAACCCGATAGACTCAAAGAATTCATAGTTCGTACAACACATTCAAACATCGAAAGATAcaatgaactttttaaaaaagatttggaaGGATGCGACTTATCAATCAAGACAAAGATTTTGAATCTACAACCAGTGTGATAAATTATGATTCAAATGAGTAGCTAAGGTCGGAGATGAAGCAGTAGtactcatatatatatatattataaatatacttCTCCCtccccaaggttatatatgctaagcaGTTGTTATCTTTATCTTGCTtacttatataacgtctctttccaaaatctctctctctcctcgttttctaaaactttcttttaaaaccgaggctagaggctcgatcatacgtcgcttggccgtaggcgacgcaaaaACAAATTGgctgtgcggcactcactttccaacgacaagtgagctaagccaatttgttcttgcgtcgcctacggccatgagacgtatgatcgagcctctagcctcggttttaaaagaagattttagaaaatgaggagagagagattttagaacgttatataagcaagcaagagaaagataacaacggcttagcatatatatatatatatatatatatatatatatttgggtTGAAAATGAACTATCAATGAACATATGAACTTATCAAAGAGGACAAAAGGTTTTGAATCTTCAACAACTTTATACGATTCAACTAAGGAGTAGTGCGGGAAGATATGAATAGTGGAGGGAAGGAGATGAATAATGGtgaaagaatgaagaagacgACTGAgctgttaggatcgctcaacaatgcacacactcaatcaagatgaacacaaagaacaggggagagaaaacaaagagaaaattcaaggagtAATATTGGTGTAAGGAATCAGATATAGGACGAGGCTCCCATCTTTACTGTAAATAGACGCGACAAGGCTCCATCTTTACTGTAATTAGACAGGACGAGGCTCCATCTTTACTGTAAATAGACCGTACGAGGCTCCATCTTTACTGTAAATAGACCGTACGAGGCTCCATCTTTACTGTAAATAGACACGACGAGGCTCCATCTTTATTGTAAATAGACAGTACGAGGTTCCATCTTTGCTGTAAATAGACACGAGGTACGAGGTTTCATCTTTATTGTAAATAGACACGACGAGGTTCTATTTTTACTGTAAATAGATACGACGAGGCTCCATCTTTACTGTAAATAGATACGACGAGGCTCCATCTTTACTGTAAATAGACCGTACGAGGCTCCATCTTTACTGTAAATAGACACGATGAGACTCCATCTTTACTGTAAATAGACACGACCAGGCTCCATCTTTACTGTAAATAGGCACGACGAGGCTCCATCTTTATTGTAAATAGACAGTACGAGGTTCCATCTTTGCTGTAAATAGACACGATGAGGCTCCATCTGTACTGTAGATAGACATGACGAGGCTCCATCTTTACTGTAGATAGACACGATGAGGCTCCATCTTAACTGTAAATAGACACGAGGCTCCATCTTAACTGTAAATAGACAAGACGAGGCTCCATCTTTACTGTACATAGACACGACGAGGCTCCATCTTTACTGTACATAGACACGACGAGGCTCCATCTTAACTGTAAATAGACACGACGAGGCTCCATCTTTACTGTAAATAGACACGACGAAGCTTCATCTCTACTGTAAATAGACACGACGAGACTCCATCCATCTTTATTGTAAATAGACAAGCTTCATCCATCTTTGGTGTAAATAGACACGAGGCTTCATCTTTATTGTAAATAGACACCATGCTACATGACTCATCTTTATTGTAAATAGACACGAGACTACATCTAAATAGACACGAGGCTCCATCTAAATACACACCAGGCTCCATCCTACAAGAAAGCTGGATATGTTTTGTTATAATGGGTTTCTTTAAAGGAAACTTGGACGACCATTTCTTGGTTAACAAAATGAATATGGTTCAATGGCTGAAGTCTGTTAACAAAAACCCTACCGGAGATATCAAGTGTCCAACACCTACAATATCGTCGGCCTGTCGGAGACTTCGACATGACAGCCTTGTCCTGTGTCGTGGTCTGTTCTCTAATatgtttttctgttcttccGATGTTGACAatactgttttttttattatgggGACCGTTTTGTGCAGCGCcaaagtttattttataagcTTTTTTGGGGTTGCGATGAGAATTGTTATGATATCAAGCCACCTCTCAGTTTCTGCAGTGATTTGAGCTAATTGGTCGATGAAACACCATCCTTAAAGCTATGAATTTTACAAGTTTGAAAGTTCATTGCATAGTTCAAGCAGATTTGCTGcttcaaattagggtttttgactaaaagtttataaattttgtgttgTTCATTTGAATATCAGAtgcaaaaccctaattttaatcctaaaattaaaatacaatcGTCAAATTTCGAAACCctagttttcttttctcgAAAATagtagaataataataataattttcgtttaagaaaaataccatttatGTGGGAAAAATTGATAGAGAccgtttttttgttgttggaaAAGTTAACGACAAAATAGGGACTGTttgataatttattgaaagtatAGGGACCAAAATGATATTTCTAACGTAATGTCTTTGTTTGGGCGAAAAGGGTATGGATCAAAATTGTTGTGTTCTTGTAAAATTTGGACATAAATGAGCTTTTAGTTCTTGTGGTGAGATCATGACCTTTTGTCTTTGTCCATTGATGTGCATATTGTGAATATGAACAAGTGGGTTATGAGTATTATGAGTTGATATCATCTTTACCTTCTAATGGTCTATGAACAATTGTAAATTTAGTTACTTTTGGGGGAGACCTAATGATACTCTTAGCAGGAGTACATATGCTGATGGCAAGCTACGCTTCTGCATAATCTTCTGCTGTTTCTAAGAGTTATAATAATTCTATCGCTAccactaaaaaatattgtctgttttagtctgttacatatcattgtcagcctcggagttttaaaaacgcgtcaactagagagaagtttcaacacccttttaagaaatgtttcgttccctactccaaccgatgtgaaaaCTCTCAGGACTTCTTGAGCTTATGCCTAGCTCTACATTGGAGGCTTGTCAACTGTCACTCATTACTCTCAAACTGTGGGATTAAGTTTATCATAGCACTTACctgtaacagcctaaactCACAGCTAGTAGACATTGTCCGGTTTGACCCGTTATgcatcatcgtcagcctcacagtttaaaatgcgtttgttacagagaggttttcacacttttataaggaatgtttcgttccccctctccaaccgatgtgagatctcacaatccacttccttggggatctagcgtccttactggtacaccatccggtgtttgactctaataccatttgtaacagcccaatccCACCAGTAGTAgctattgtctgctttgacccattacgtatcactgttAACTTCATAGTtataaaacacgtatgctaaggagaaagtttctacacccttataaggaacgtgagatctcacaatccacccctttagggatctagcgtccttactagaacaccacccggtgtctggctctgataccatttgtaatagcccaagcccaccactagccgctattgtctgctttagctcgttacgtatcgctattAGCTTCACAGTTATAAAACACGTAGGTTAAAGGGGAAAGTTTCTACACCGtcgtaagaaatgtttcgttcctcccTCCAACCAATACCTCATTTGAAAAGATTAAATGGCATCAATTGAAAGCCTTAGCTTTGTATCATCTAGAGTAGTGTTGGCTATATGGCAGGAATTACAACCAATAGGAGCATGCCACGAGAGAGAGTAGCCATTGTTATGCATTAGAAGGAGCTGGAAATAGCTACCCGAGTAGCCAAAGGACCAGTGTTGGCTCCCCTGTCGTTGGAGGACGACACCTTTGTTGGTAGAGGCTACTAGCTTTGTCTCACTACAAGATCTGGTCGGATGATTCTTGATTTGGTCTGGACCCACTCACGTGTGTATTGAAGTGTCTAATGGCACTTAGagaaagacaaagaaactCTCATGCACAAATCTCCCTAATCTCTTCTCAACCAATCATCCTTAATCTTCATCTTCCCTCCACTTATTTAAGACCATATCACTTACAACCATCAACTCACCATATCAGCTATCCTCATGGCAGATTCTGATGCTTCATACATACATATGGTACTTACCTTCTTCGTTATACGACCTAAATCCGTTCTATTTGCATTACGTACGTACGTTAATTATACTTTGATGTAGGTGCAACACTTGATCGAGAAGTGTCTGATCTTCCGCATGACCAAAGAAGAGTGCATGGAAGCCCTCTCCAAACATGCAAATATTTCACCTATCATCACGTCAACaggtagtagtagtagtagtcgtcatttttcattgtttcaaTCAAACCCTTGAACGCTATGATTGAGCTAAGTCGTTCCATATTATGCAGTGTGGACCGAGTTAGAGAAGGAAAACAAGGAATTCTTCGAGACATATGCACAATCTCAAAGAGACAAGGATAGAATGTCTGAGGAAGAGACAAACCAAATGATCCAACGGATGATCTCGGAATCCTCGAAAGGGGACCCTAAAAACTAAGCCTGCCACGAAAACGACCTCACCTTCaagtttcttcttccttactTCAAGAATCTATCATCGCTTTCAAATAAAACCCACATAGAGAATATGTTTGAGGTCCCATTGGTTGAAACAAATCATATGCAAATGAGTACGGAGTGTTCCATTGTTTGTGTAATTGTCATGTTCTTCCTTATAACCAATCATCTTGTGCCATgtcattatatatttatttgaaggcATTAGTTGTTGAATGTTGTTCATTGACTCGTGCTACCTCGGGAAAGCTTTCTTGTCTTATTGTTATTGCAATCACATCAATGAAGATAGCTCATATTGATGTGGGGACAATTGGGAAGTTGgcttttttcttgttcaaatCATGAACTTGTACACGGTATTTGAAGGCGACCTTATCGCTTTCGTTTCGTCACGAGTCCATAATCAATACATCGACGcgtattttatttgaatttggttgTTAAGATATTCGAGGAAAAATAGATATGTCTTAATCTTGatcttttaaacttaattaagACAATTAGTATGTTCATTTCCACACGTTCTTGCTATGCTTTAGTTATATCTCTCTATTCTCTCCATGCTCTCGTTCTCGATTTCAAACCTACTATATTCATCAACCCTCCGTACACTCAACTCGATCACCCAACTCAATTTTCCTTTAAGTTCATGCACAATCGACACCTATATCTTAGACCTTAATACAATTAGAGCATCGATATGTCCCCTCCATTTGTTTCTGCAacctagctttgatatcaaatGTTGGATATGACCCACGATTGAAATATACCgaaacaaatatttgaagCAGAAAGAACAACTTGATGGGAAAGTTTCttgaaacaaagaaacttTAAGCACTATTGCTCTTAAATTCTCTTTCAATTTCAAGTTGATAACTTCTTTTGTTAAGCTAAGCTTATTAACTCATAGTCTGTCAATCCATTTagatatccaaaaataaagttaataagaaaattgaaagggTATGAACTTTATCAAATAGGGCTCGATAAATAGAGATCGAACATGATTCGATATTGCATAAAGATTCTTTTTAGAGATTTTGTGGTTGAAGATGAGGATGCGAAGTTATGAAAGAGGACAAAGGTTTTTAATTTTCGAGCACGTTATATGGTCCAACTGAGGAGGCATGGTGATAGTTCTCGAAGTTGTCTGaataataatgaagaaaacGACGAAGCGTTTGTCATGTTACGcattcttttgtaaattttaaacgAAGGACAATTATGACATTTCACTTCAAATAACAGAAATATAATCTTATATCTTTAAGCTTAGAGAAGTGAGTGTTAATTGAACAGACTCTCACAGTAgtgtgatattgtccactttgagcataagctctcatgtctttgctttgtgcttctcaaaagacctcgtaccaatggagatagtattctttgattataaacggATCATTCATTCGCTAAATTAGCTAACGTGGGACTTTCAGAAAACCGGGAAATAACAAAGTAACTAAGTATTGAATCTCTTGCTTGTTTTTAAACCTACAAAAGAGCTGGAAGTTTTGTTCTAATGGGTTTCTATAAAGGAAAGTTTGGACGACCATTTCTTGGTTAACCTAACCAAATGAATATGCTTCAATGGCTTAAGTCTGTTAACAGAAACCCTACCGGCGACTAAGTGTGCAACAGCTACAACATCGTCGGCCTGTCGAATGACTTGGACATGACAGGCTTGTCTGGTGTCGTGGTCTGTTCTgtaaaacattttttctcttcttccgaTGTTGACAATACTCATTTCGAACATGGGGACCGTTTTGTGCAGCGCCAAACTTAATTTCATAAGCTTTTTTTAGGGTTGCAATGagaaatgttatgatattaagCCACCTCTCAGTTTCTGAAATGCATGGCTTCTTCTGTTGAATTgatcactgttttaaaaccaaaCCCTAATACAAAAGCTAATATACAATGTCAATGATTATACGTACTAAAGCTATATACCGTAAATGACATAGTATATTAtgataaatagtaaatagttTATGCATAGTAAAAAGTTATTATCGGTAAGTTATATATGTTAGATAGTTATATagttatatctggtaaagctatatagaGTAagttgaactatatatatattcaacttTATTCTATATACTCTTTATACTGAAGTCATCTATACAAATCCTTTAGCTAATAttctcctttcattttctatatCCTGTTCTTTAAGTTTATCTCGAGTGTGCGTTTGAATTTAGTCTATTTATTGTACTAAactcgaaaccctaattttcttaacatTGGGTTTGTATCTAAATTTAGTCCATTTATTCTACTAAactcgaaaccctaattttcttatctCGAAAAATAGCAGaataacaatattttgatAGAGCCActtcttttagaaaaattaacaaCAAGCTACTGAACGGtttgataatttattaaagGTATAAGGACTAAAATGATATTGTAACGTAGTTTTAATTGAACTAActaatttcttgtttgtttgggTGAAAAGGGTATTTGATGAAAGCTCTACCACGGAGGCTTGCCAATAGACTCATCAGCCTCATCGTGGAGTAGCATTGGTGTAACAGTACAAGTTcactgctagtaaatattattcGCTTTGACCCGGTATGTATCACTGacagtctcatgattttaaaacgtgtaatgggttaaagcaaacaatatttgctagaggTGGATTTGGACTATTatgaatggtatcagagcacaAACACCCTCTTCCAACAGACAAATATTTCACCCGTCATTACATCAATCTTAGTAGtcctttcttattttaatcaaacCCTTANTCAATCTTAGTAGtcctttcttattttaatcaaacCCTTAAACGGTACGATTGAGTCGAGCTCAAACCCTTTAGATATTAGACCGTGTAGACCGAGTTAGAGATGGAAAACGAGAAGAAATTGTAAGCCTGCCATGAAAACGAGCTTACCTCTaagtttcttcttccttactTAAAGAATCTGTCATCAAAATGAAAGAGGTATTGGATGTTGCTTATCTCAGTGTCCAATGCCTCGTGCAACCTCGGGAAAGCTTTCTTGTCTTGTTGTTATTGCACTCAAAGCAATGAACTTTTGCCTTTTCTAGCTAAGTGAAAGCGATTATCTCTTTTTTcctattctattttgtttcaattcttattaaaaattttaaaattaattcaagCTTTTAAACCGTGTTCagacttttaataacatggACTGTCACGACGTATgaaaaacgctataaaaagtctaCGGTAGCGTTTTTCGTAAGCTATCGTATCCAATTTTTCTTGTAGTATAGGGTGTTTTTTTAAacgtattttaagacttttattTAAGTTACATTTATACCGTGGCTAATAtggtcataaagtatgaaGGTTATAGCTCTCGAAATGCCTCGTGGAAGGTTAACGACTTTCATTTTAAGGTTATATAAAGCAAATGCAGTAAAacgagcatttgtgctttcctttAGCCAACAGTAAGTTTCTTtccaattctatgtagttttgattgcatgtttagaatcattcaagcttgacatgatcaatcttgatTGTGAAAtaattcgaatctcaaacaagtgttatTGTCTTAAGATATTcgatcaataaaataatatgaatcttatttcttttgtagtgattccttattatttggtttagttttttaaatcgtttttatttttggccACATATACGATCAATAATATCTATCGTCACCTTATCTTTCCTCATTATGAAAGCTCGATGTAATACACCATCACTATGTCCTCTTGTATCTCGAACACCAACTTATTCTCATACtcgtcttttccttttcacgTCTATTGAAGTTAAAGTATTTCACTTGCAATCGAGACCCCGATACCTTATTTGAACGATTTTTTCAAGGGATGACCACGAACGAGTAACGAGCTTAAACTCTTCCTTGAAGAACGTTACGACCATAACCTCAACATGAACTCGTATTAAAAACTAGGTCCATGTCAACCCACCTACCCCAAGATAGTCCTCGTGAACATTTCGAAAtgagtggataatatcatatcattatggagGATCGTAACTCCTAACATAAGCTACACTACATCTTAACACACTCCGAACATCAATATGCCCATACCCTCAAAACCAAGGAATTCACAACCAAAGAATTCACGGTCGGTATACACATATTCAAACATCGAAAGATAcaatgaacttttaaaaaaagatcgaaagaatGTGACTTATCAATCAAAGACAAAGATTTCGAATCTACAAATAGTGTGATAAACGAAACGATTATGATTCAAATGAGTAGCTAAGGTCGGAGATGAAGCAATAGTGctcaaatattttccttttttgttgaaaatgaaCTATCAATGAACATATGAACTTATCAAAGAGGACAAAGGTATTGAATCTTCAACTTCACAAGCAGTAATGCTCAGAGACAAAGCCAAAGTGctggaagtttttttttattgttcttttttttgtggttGAAGATATGAATTATGAACGGTGGAGCTAATGAGATGAATAACGATGAAAGAacgaagaagacgacgaaGCTGTTAGGATCATTTACGAACGCATATACTCAATCAAGATGGACATAAAGAACAGGGAGGAGAAAATTACAGTTTTGGATGACTTAAGGGTATGTAGAACGAGAGACGATAAAAAGTACACTTTTGTTCTAATGAGTAGTTTAAAGGAAAGTTGGACGAccattgttagatgaacacgactgtctattttgagtataagctctcatgtctttgttgggcttccccaaaagacctcgtaccaatggagagagtattcctggattataaacccacgatcatttcttaaattaatcgACAACAACCATTTCTTGGTTAACCATATGAATATGGTTCAATGGTTTAAGTCGGTTAACAAAAACCCTACCGG
This genomic window from Cucurbita pepo subsp. pepo cultivar mu-cu-16 chromosome LG01, ASM280686v2, whole genome shotgun sequence contains:
- the LOC111803423 gene encoding uncharacterized protein LOC111803423 — its product is MADSDASYIHMVQHLIEKCLIFRMTKEECMEALSKHANISPIITSTVWTELEKENKEFFETYAQSQRDKDRMSEEETNQMIQRMISESSKGDPKN